A part of Gemmatimonadaceae bacterium genomic DNA contains:
- a CDS encoding dodecin family protein — MASIVKVIEVIAESPKSWDDAAQQALREVAKTVDGITEIWVNGMKAVVEGDKIVRYRITANVSFVVKSPVK, encoded by the coding sequence ATGGCATCCATCGTGAAAGTGATCGAAGTAATCGCGGAATCCCCCAAGAGTTGGGACGACGCGGCCCAGCAAGCGCTGCGGGAAGTCGCGAAGACGGTCGACGGCATCACCGAGATCTGGGTGAACGGCATGAAAGCGGTGGTCGAGGGGGACAAGATCGTGCGGTACCGCATCACGGCCAACGTGTCGTTCGTCGTGAAGTCGCCGGTGAAATAG